The Candidatus Margulisiibacteriota bacterium genome contains the following window.
GCGCCGGAAGCCAATAACGCTTTGGGCTACAAGTTTTCCTGGTCACCCAGAGGGGTTTTTGACGCCATGCGCAACAGCGCCACTTTTATGCGCGACGGTCAAATCATAACCCTGCCGAACGAGCGGCTTTTCTCGAACCCCAGTCGACATCCAATCGCAGGCGTCGGCCTTCTTGAGGGCTACCCCAACCGCGATTCGTTGGGCTATATCGGGGCCTACGGACTTGACAGCATCCAAAATATGCTGCGGGGAACCCTGCGGGTCGCGGACTGGTGCGCCTTCTGGGACAAAGTCGCCAAAACCGGCATTCTCCAAGAAACGGCCATGGACCTTAGCGGCCGGAGCTACGCCGATCTTACCCGAAAACTGATCGGAGCGGATTCGTCGGCAAACATTGAAGCGGCTTTCGCCGGTTTCTTGGGGGTCGAAGAGAGTTCGAAAATGCTCGACCAGGCCCGGGAACTCGGCCTTTTTGAAAAAACGGCGATCCCGAGCGGCGTTAAAACGCCGGTCGACGCCCTTTCGCTGATCGCGCAGGAGCGGATGCAATACCAACCGGGAGAAAGGGACATGTCGGTTCTGCAGCATACTTTTCTGGCCGACTACGGGAACCGGCGAAAAAAAATAACTTCGACGCTCCTTGATTTCGGCGTCCCGGGCGGTGATTCTTCAATGTCACGGCTGGTCGGCCTGACGGCGGCGGTCGGCGTTCAGCTCGTTGCCGAGAACAAAGTGCTGAACCGGGGTTCGCTGATCCCTACGACGGCCGATATTTACGAGCCAGCGCTGGCAATCCTGGAAACCCTGGGAATTCAAATGAAGGAAACGGCCGAAGAAATATAGGCATGTCATTTTTAGCGGGCGCGGCGCGTAAATCAGGAAACATCCTTGTTGCCGGACGCACCTTAACGCCGCCCGAATATCGCCTTATCGCTCCCTACTTGGGAGTTTCTCTCGACCGCAGAGTAAAGCTCGCGACCCGGGAAGGTTCAGTTGCCTCGTTTCAAGACCGGTTGCAAAAACGCCGGACTTCGCCCCTGGCCTACTTCATTCTAAACACCCCCTGCAATCAAGCCTGCGATTTTTGCTTCTTCGATCCAGGCGACCAACCGACGTCGAATATCGACTGGGAAAAAGCCAAAACTAAAATTTCCCGGGCTAAAGAAAACGGTTTCCAAGTGAAAATTTATCCCAAGGAGCTCAATTTCAACCACCGGATCTTCGAACATTCTTTGGCGCTAATGACTCTCGCCGAAGAAACGTTCGCCATCACCAACGGGGTCAGGAATTTCCGGCCCGATCAGCTTAACGCCATCGCCGGTTCGGGTCTGCGGCAGATGGTGATCAGTTTTCTGCCGCTGGGGAGATATTCCATTCATGGCCGGGACAGATATAACGCCGTAAAAAATACCATTCGCGGCCTGGCAGAATTCAGCCGCCAGGGAAAGGTCCGGCCTTTTACGGTCGGCTTATTCTGTCAAATCGATCCGCGGGAACCGGCGGTCGTTCTGGAAGCGGCAAAAGAGGCGGCTGATTTTGGGGTCGACACTCTGAATTTTCGGCTGACTTTGCCGCTGGGAAACGCTTCGGAAAACGGTGGCGCGACAAGGGAAGATTTCGACCGCTTGCTCCTGGCCTTCATCGACGCCAGAATTAAATGGCCGCGCGAGAAGATCAAACTGCTTTTGTCTTCGGCAACTTTCGGTCCGAATTATTACTCAAGAGGCATGTTCCGCTACCAGCTGGGAATGGACCGGGACCCGTATTTCGCCTCCAAGTACCCTTGCCCCATGATCGACCGTCCCGAATCGTTCTCCCTTCTGCTGCCGCAGGAACGCCGGGTTTTCTGTCCAACCCTGGTTGGCAAAGACCTCGCCGAGATTAAGGCACCGCCTGATTCTTGCCGGCCCTGCGATGTTCTGGAGATTTGCCGGGGCGGCTGCGTCGCCCGCCGCTCATCATCCTCCAGTTTTTGCGTGACCGATATTTTAAGCCGCTGGGAAGCATCATTAAAATAACGCGCGCCAGAACTAGACGTTAACGTCGTTTTCATCCTTTAGTTCGCCGCCATTTTTAACCAGCGAATCAAGCATCACCCGGTTATCCGCGTATCGGGGGGTAAATTCTCCCCGCCAAACGATAACAGCGCGGCGAATCTCGGGCGGCAGTGAGTCGGCGGCCAAGGAAAATGGCAGACCGTAATTCGTTCGAGCGATGTTCGGCACAAACGGCAACAGCATCCGGCTAAACTGCGCCGCCGCGACCGCGGGCAATTCGCAAGGCATGGTCTCTACCGCGTTAACCAAGATCCCCTCCGCTTCCGAGATCCCCATGACGATGCCGCCGGTTTTTGGATTGTAGACGTAAAACGGATCTTCCGGCTTGGTCCCCTTAAGGGTGCATTCCATCGGTCCATTTTTGGTGTCGTTATTGTAAACGTCGCAGCCGACGTCACCGACCGCGATCAAGCGATTTTGAGAATTGCTCAAAACTGACGCGAGCATCTCTCTCGTAATCAAAGGCGGTTGGCCCGGCAGCCACTTCGCGTCGTTCATAAAAATCGTCAGCAGATGAAGATATTTCCCCATTGTTGATTCGTACGCTTCCGGGTCTTTCTCTAAATCCAGATCTGATCCGGGCGTGCCGTCTTTTCTTTGATATCTTCCGTTAAAACCAGCCCGGTCAAACTCCACGCTGTAAACTTCATTCTTAGAAAGTGATGCTAGAATACCCGGATTTAGCAGATCGCCCGGTGATACTCTTTTCGCGCCCAGCGCATTAAATATTTCCAGCGCCCCTTGATTACAGCGGCCAGTACCGCCGGTAAAGCCGACAATCATTGGCGCTATGTTGGACGGTAGCCCGTTCCGTTCAATCGAATCGCCAATTTGTTTCATCTGCGCTTTTATCTGGTCAATCGCGTCTTCTCCTTTGTAATCAAACGCCCGCTTGACCGAAGAGAACGGGTTGTCGATCCCCATTACTTCCCGCAGTCTTCTGCCTAAAAGATGCAAGGTGTCGGTCATGCCGACGATCCCGGCAAATCGACCGAACGCGACCAACCGTTCGCCTTTATCATTTTCAATATATTCATAATCTATATAGGTCGCTCGCGCGTTTAAAATATGCTGCAGCATGAACATATTTTCCGGCTGGCCTTTGGTAACGTGGCCGAATAACACGTAAACCCCGTCCTGCTTAAAAACATCCGCCGGAATTTGTTTCACTCCGAACAAAAGCTGTTCTTCTGGGTGCAACTCGGTAACAATGCGCGCCCCCGCGTCTCGATACAATTGCGCGGGATAAATTCTCAAAGGGGACCGCTGAATTTCAACACTTAACTGATGATTTTGGATCAATTCAGCGACTGCCGGCGGCGTCAAGGCGGTCCTTCTTTCATAAGAGTGCATGACCTCGCGCGGAACCTGAATTACTCTCGCCCTTGGACCTGTTACTATCCCAGCCATATTATTACCTCCATTTGATCATTTTTCTTTGTGCTTCATCGTCGGGAACAAAACAACGTCCCTGATCGAAGGTGAATCGGTCAGGACCATGGCCAATCGATCGATCCCAATCCCTAAGCCCCCGGTCGGCGGCATGCCGATCTCGATCGCTTGGATAAAATCTTCGTCAAAAGGCTGGGCTTCTTCGTCGCCACCGGCCAGTTTCGCGGCTTGCTCTTCAAACCGGGCCCGCTGATCGAGCGGATCATTGAGCTCTGAAAAAGCGTTGGCCAGCTCCATGCCGGCAACATAGGCCTCAAACCGGTCAACGTAGTTCGGATCGTCGGGAGACCGTTTCGCCAGCGGAGTCGTTTCAACCGGGTAGCGGTAAACAAACGTAGGTTGGGTTAGTTGTTTTTCGACAAGTACTTCAAAAAGGGTATTAATGATCCAGCCTCTCCCCAGGGAATCTTCCAGAGGAATCCCTTTCTGCAAGGCGATTTCCCGCAGTTTCTCGGTGCTGATCCCCATGGTCTCTACCCCGCCGATTTGCGCCACCGCCTCTTCCATGGTCAGGCGCTTCCAGGGCGGGGTAAAATCGATCGGCGTCCCCTGATAATCAACCCGGGTTCGCCCATGAATCCCGCTGGTGATGGAAGAAACGCATTGTTCCGTCAGCCGCATCATGTCCTCATAGTCGGCGTAAGCCCAGTAGACTTCCATGGAAGTAAATTCCGGATTGTGCCTTCGATCGATCCCCTCGTTCCTAAAGACCCGGCCGATTTCAAACACCCGCTCGTAGCCGCCGGCGATCAATCTTTTAAGATGGAGTTCGGTGGCGATCCGCAGATATAATTCCATGTCCAGGGCGTTGTGATGAGTAACAAAAGGACGGGCGGCCGCCCCACCGTGCAGTTCTTGCAGGATCGGGGTTTCAACTTCCATAAAACCATTGTTGTGCAGATATTCCCGCATCAGCCAGACGACCTGACTGCGCTGCCGAAACCGCTCCCTGACCGCCGGGCTCGAGGCCAGATCTAAATATCTTTGCCGCTGGCGGACTTCATCATCCTGCAAGCCGCGCCATTTCTCCGGCAGAGGCCGCAAGGCCTTCGCCAGCACGGTAAAACTTTCGGCCCCTAAAGTAACTTCTCCGGTTTTGGTCCTGAAGGTGTCCCCGCTGATCCCTAAATAATCGCCGACCTCAATGAATTTAGCGAATTTTTCGAATTCAGCCGGGCCGAGCTTGTCGACCGACAGCATAATTTGGAGCTTGCCGGATTCATCTTCGAGGTGGATGAAGGCAAGCCGCTTAAAGTTTCTTATCGCCATGATCCGACCGGCGACAACCACCTCTTTTGGCCAAGCCGCCTCATTTTCCAGGCCGGCGCAAGCCTTGCTTATTTCAGCGGCAAGATGGGTGCGGACAAATTTGGTTTGACGGAAAGGATCGACGCCGCCGGCGCGCAAACCCTCTAACTTCTGGGCCCTGTTTATCATCAAACGATTCCAGGTCGACGGATACTTTGTTACAATCGTCATAATTTTTACTTACGCTCCAATCTTCGCTTTTATTATCGACTGGCGATATCGTCAACTAAATCCCGGATAATGCTATGCGCCTCGCTTAAGGCTCTTACGTCTTCCGTTGATAAGCCTTTCGGCCGGTCCGGCATTTTTCCGCCCGAACACAAACTGTCATCCAAGAGCCCTTTAAATTCGCCGAGGTGCCTGATCAGGCCGCTGTTAAGTACCCCTTGAAGATTCAGGCCAAGGTCAACAACTGATTTCTTGGCATCGAGAACAACCGCATTGCTTACTCGAACAGGAAATATCTTTGACTGAAACCGGTCCAATAAGCCGGCAAAAAAAGAAGCGTACGAAGCGCGGATCCTTTTCGCCGCCGCCAGAACTTCCAAGGCGTGAGCGGCACGCTCTGCTTGAGGAAACTGTTCAATCAGAACTCCGTTTAATTTTATTAATTTAGCGGCATTCGAGGCGAGGCCAAGTTTCGCTCTTTCGAGAGCTTGGGGTTTTGACGCGACATAAGACACCGTTCTTTGAGGGACAAAGTTGATTTTCATTGATTACTCCTTATACGCAACGCCTGATTACTGACAAATCATTGTCGGGGGGGTTTTCAATAAATTTCAGTTAATTTCAAATCAACAAAAAAAGCGGGCTATTTCCGTTTAACGGTGTAGACGTCGGTCACTTTTTTGATCGAGGCGACGACCCGGCCGAGGTGCTCGGTGTTCCGGACGTCAACGGTCAGGAGCAGGACGGCAAAGGTCCCTCTTTTAGTCGAGATCTTGGCAGTGGCGACATTGGTCCCGGTTTCGGAGATCTGCTCCAGGATATCTTTCAAGACCCCGACCCGGTCAAACGCCTCCACTTCGATTTGGACCGGGAAAAACTGGTCAACGTTCTTTTCCCAAACAACTTTAACCACCTTATCGGGAATGATCTCGTGACGGACGACGTTCTTGCAGTTGCTCCGGTGGATGGCGATCCCCCGGCCGTGGGTGACAAAACCGATGATTTCCTCTCCCGGAATCGGGTAACAGCACTTCGACATCCTAACCAGGATATTTTCCAGACCGGCGACGACAATCGGGCTCTTCCCTTTGCCGCGGCGGGGCTTGCGGGTAACTGGTGGTGGGACCTCTTTTTTAGGCGGCTCGGGTGGAGGCGGCATTTCTTTTTCTTCGGCCAGCCGCAGACGCTTGAACCAATTCTTGATCTTGACCCGGGCACCGGCGGTCTTCACAAAGCCGAGCCAGTCGCGGCTCGGGTTGTCTTTTTTTCCGGTGATTATTTCGACGATATCCCCTTGCTGGAGCGGATGATCGAGCGGCAGGATCGAACCGTTGACCTTGGCCCCGACACAGCGGTGGCCGACCTCGGTGTGGATCCGGTAGGCAAAATCGACCGGCGTGGCGTTGATCGGCATATTAAAGACATCGCCTTTCGGGGTAAAAACAAAGACCTCTTCCATCACCAGGTCGATCTTCAGGCTTTCCATAAAATCCTTGGCGTCTTTGAGCTCGCTCTGCCACTCCAGCATCTGGCGGAGCCAGGCCATCTTCTGGTCGAGCAGTTTATCGGTCGACGAACCTTCTTTGTAACGCCAGTGGGCGGCGACACCGTATTCGGCGATCCGGTGCATCTCCCGGGTCCGGATCTGGACCTCGACCGGGCGGCCGGACGCGCCAATGACCGTCGTGTGGAGCGACTGGTAGCCGTTCGATTTCGGCATGGCGATATAATCCCGGAAGCGGCCGGGAATCGGTTTCCAGGCGTCGTGGACCAGCCCCAGGACGACATAGCAGTCCTTAAGTTTGTCGACGATCACCCGGACGGCGAACAGGTCGTAGATCTCTTCGAAATCGAGCCGCTGTTCGACCATTTTCCGGTGGATGCTGAAAAAATGCTTGGCCCGCCCTTTTATTTCCGGCTGAATGCCGACCGAGTTGACCAGCTCCTTTAATTGGACGATAAATTCATTGATGTATTGTTCCCGCTCGCCATACCGCAAAGAAACCTTCTCCCTGACCATTTGGTAAGGCTCCGGTTCAAGATAGCGAAAAGCCAGATCTTCAAGCTGCCATTTGATCTGCCACATCCCCATCCGATGGGCGAGCGGCGCGAAGATCTCCCTCGTCTCGAGCGCCGTTTCCTGCTGTTTTTCGGGGGAGAGGAACTGGAGGGTCTTCATATTGTGGAGGCGGTCAGCCAGTTTGATAACGATAACCCGGTAATCTTCCCCCATCGCCACGAACATTTTCCGGAAATTCTCCGCCTGACGCTCTTCCCGGGAAACAAAAGAAAACTGGCTAAGCTTGGTCACCCCTTCGACCAATTTGGCGATCTCCGGACCGAACTGCTCGGCCAACTCCTCGGAAGTAACGCTGGCGTCCTCGACAACGTCGTGCAAAAAAGCGGCGGCGATCACTTCCACTTCCTGTTCGAGATCGGCCAGGATATTAGCGACGGCGAGCGGATGGATAATGTACGATTCACCGGAGAGCCGTTTGTGCGGGGTGTGGACTTTTTCGGCAAAGGCGAAGGCTTTCTTCAGCAATTCGATGTTGGCGCTGGGATTGTAGCTAAGGACCTTTTGAATCAGCTCATTCATCGTTTATGGTAACGGCTCCGGTCCATCACCCCGATACCCGGGGGAATGGCGCTCCGCCGTTGAGTCGGCTTGTCCCGATTGGGATTATTACTGATGCTGACCGCCGGCGCCGGGCGACTGCCGGACGACCTGATCGCGATAAGGATCTTACAGGAACTTTCCAGCGCCGAGGTAAACTTATACGCTTCTTCCAGTGTTTTGCCGATGGCAAAACTCCCCTGCCCCTTGACGACCGCCACGACGTTGGTCCCCTGCAGGAACGACGGGAGAAGCCGGACAGTTTCGTCGGAACCGACCGCCTGGTGGGAACGGACGATGGCCGCCGAATGGAACAAGCGGAGCCCTTCGCCGTCTTGCGGCACGACTTTATTATCGGTGATCGAGATCGCGGTCGCGCTGACCGGATAAGCGTGAATGATCGCCAGCGCTTTGGTCTCGCGGTAGATCGCCCGATGAGCCGGCAACTCAATTGAAGCTTCGCCAAGCTCGCCGGCCAGGTCGACTTCCACGATATCGCCGTCCTGCAATTCACCAAGCATCACGTCCCGCTTGGTAATATAGATCTTCTCTCCATGGCGCACGCTCATGCTGCCGACGTGCGAACTGACCAACCCTTCCCGAAACATTAAACTACCGATCTTTTTCAACTCATCTAACATTTTATTGCTCCTTTTATTCCCAGTGTGATTCGGCCAACTCGCTGAAACAAGCGCACTTCCTGATCTCCTCGAACCGGGCGCGGACCTCTTTTGGTTTGAGGCTTTTCATCCGGTCGAGACTAAAATCTTCGACGTTGAACGAGGCCATGACCGACCCGATGACGACCGCGCGGCGGATGTTCTCCGGACCGCAATCGTCGCTTTTAGCGAGATAACCGATCAAAGCGCCGCCGAAAGTATCCCCCGCTCCGGTCGGATCGCGCAGTTGTTCTTGCGGATAAGAGGGCGCGGCAAAATGTCCGTCTTTGCTGAAGAAGAGCGCGCCATGCTCGCCTTTTTTGACGATCACGCCTTTACAGCCGAGTTCGATCAGGCGCCGGGCAGCCAGCGGAATGTTCGGGGTTTCCATAAACTGGCGGATCTCGCCGTCGTTCATGACCATCAGGTCGACTTGCTTGATCAGCTTGTGCAAAACGTCCCGTTTCGAATCGATCCAGAAGTTCATTGTGTCGGCGACGATCATTTTCGGTTTTTTCAGCTGGGCGATGACCTTGAGTTGCAGCTCGGGGTCAAGATTGGCCAGAAAAACATAAGGGGTGTCCCGCAGTCCGGCCGGAATAACCGGGTCGAACTGCGTCAGAATATTAAGCTGGGTGTCGACGGTGTGGGCCTGGTTCATGTCATATTCATAGTAACCATGCCAGCGAAAAGTCGGCCCGTCGATCTTGTGCAAAGCGTTGCAGTTAATGTCCCGCGACGTTAAGAAGGCCAGGTGTTCTTTGGGAAAGTCGTTGCCGACCGGACCGATCAAGGTCGTCGGCGCGAAGAAGCTCGACGCCACCGCGGCGTAAACGGCCGAGCCGCCCAGAATATCTTTTTTATCTCCGAACGGAGTCTTAATAGAATCAAGCGCTATCGTCCCGACGATCAAAACTGACATACTGCCCTCCATAAAATGCGGTTAATAAACGAGCGTTAAATCGCCCAGCGTTTGCTAAGGACTTTTGACTTTTGGGTCGCAGCCGAAACCGCGGCAACAAAAGCTTCCTGAACTTTTCGGGCCTTTAGGACCGCCAACCCTTCCATTGTCGTCCCGCCGGGAGAAGTGACCATTTCCCGTAAAACTCGCGGTTCGATCCGGCTTTCCTTGGCGGTCTGGGCAGCGCCAAAGACAGTTTGCAGCGCCAGTTTTTTAGCCAGCGGACCGGGCAGGCCGACTTTCTTTCCCCCGTCGATCAGCGCTTCCAGCACGGCGTAAATATAGGCTGGTCCGGAACCGGAAAGCCCGGTGACCGCGTCCAACAATTTTTCCGGCACAACGACCGTTTCCCCGACCAGTTTAAAGATCGATTCGGCCAGTTTAAATTGTTTCGGCGCCACTCCCCGCCCCTTCGCTAAAGCCGACATGCCGGCCCCGACCAGGCAAGGGTTGTTCGGCATTACTCTAACGATCGGATAACCGGGAAGCTTTTTTTGCAAATAAGCCAACGGGATCCCGGCCGCGATCGAGATGATCAATTTATTCCGTTTGCCGGCCCCATTCCCCCCGATCTCGTCCAGGACGCCGGCCAGCTGCTGCGGCTTGACCGCGAGAATTACGACTTCAGCGGCGTTTGCCGCCTGCTGATTATTCGAAGCAATCTTAGCGGCATATTTACCGTTCAACGATTTTAGACGGGACCGGTCAATATCGGCGATAATTATCCGGTGGGAAGTGAGGCGGGCGATCAGGGCCTCGGCCATTTTCCCGGAACCGATAAACGCTATTTTCATCGGGAAAAGAAAGTGTCTCTTTTGCTTTCCCCAACCTCTTCGCCGATGTTCCCGCGGTCTTCGCTGGAATTGATCCGGATGGCACTGGGAGTAAAAAGAAAGATCGAGTCGCCGATCTTCATCATATGGCCGTCGATCGCGTAAGCGGTCCCGCAAACGAAATCGATCAGGCGGGTCCCTTCCGACGGATCGAGATGCTTCAGGCTGACAATGACCGGGCTGCCGGAACGAAGATTAGTCGCGATATTCAACGAATCTTCGTAAATTTTCGGCTCAAAAAAGCCGATCTCGTAATCGCCGTCGGTCCGCGGGGCTTCTTTTTTGACCCGGATAAAGTGGTCCAGCTTGACCTGCTGGGTGTTCTCGCTGATCTCTTCGAAATCTTCACCTTCAAGTCCGATGAACCGCTTGGCCCGCATCAAAATATTATCTGTCATCTTTTATCCTCCCTTAAAAATTGCCCGGCCAATCCTCACCAGATTGGCCCCTTCTTCAATCGCGATCTCATAGTCGCTCGACATCCCCATGGAAAGATAACGCATCTCAACCGACGGCAAGCCAAGTTCCTTGACCTGATCGGCCAGTTCCCTTAGTTTCCTGAAACTGGACCGGACCAGGGCCTGATCGTCGGTTAACGGCCCCATGGTCATCAGGCCCTGAACCGACAATCGAAATTTGGCGGCAAAACGGATAAGCGCGATCGCTTTCGAATATTCAACGCCAAATTTCGATGGCTCACCGGAAGTATTAACTTCGATCAGAACGGGGACGGGGGCGCCGGCCCACCGGTTGGTTTGCGGCGACCGCGCGTCGATTTCTTCGACCAGACGCTCGCTATCAACCGACTGAATTATATCAAACATGTCAAGAGATTGTCTAACTTTGTTCCGTTGTAAATGGCCGATCAAATGCCACTGCAATTGAGGGTATTTGGCCGCCAGGGCCTGATAATGGAGGGTCGCTTCCTGGATCCGGTTCTCGCCGACCGCGGTCAAGCCGCAAGCCAGGGCTTCCTCTATCAGTTCAGGGGAGATATTCTTAACGACCGCCAGCAAGGTCACGTCGGTCGCGGAACGTCCGCTTTTTTCCGCCGCCGCCGCGATCCGTTCCCGGACTAAAGTGATATTTTCCTTGATCGACACGCTAAAATAGATTATAGCATAATAGCTATTTTTTCTGGTATGATATATGGTCAAGGAGATTTTTATGAGAAAAATCAGCTGGTTGTTTGTCTTTCTGTTTACCATAGCAATAATAAATTACCCTAACCCGTTCAATCCTAAAGCCGGACAAACCACGACCTTTGAATGCACTTCCGATACCGCTTTTAACGGCACCTTATATATATATGATATGGCGGCCCAGCTCTTACTGAAGCGCGATTTAGCCGTGAACGCGGGTACGACCAGCTTCGGCTGGAACGGCTACAGCGACCAGAACGAACTGGTCGGCAGCGGCGTCTATCTCTATTTCTTAAGCGATAAGACCCGCGGACGAGTAGGAAAAGGGAAATCGTGGGTCATCAATCGATGAAAAAAGGCCTCTTATTTATATTTGTCGCTTACGGCTTACAGCTTACAGCTTTTTTATCCCCTGTTCTCGCCCTTTCTTCCTTTGATCCGCTGGCGGTCGGTTCCGGCGCCCAAGCGCTCGGCATGGGGAACGCTTTTGTCGCCAGGAGCGACACCGCCGACTCCATGTTCAATAACCCGGCCTCATTGAGCGAAACAACCGGCTTCCGGTTTTCCAGCATGTCCGGCTCTTTAATGGAAGAGGTCAACTTTCTTCTGGTCGGCGGCGCCCTCCCCGTTGGAAATCAAACCTCGGTCGGCGCCGGCTATTGCGGCGCCTTCGTTTCGAACATCGAATTACGCAACCCGATCGGTCGCTTGACCAAAACCGCCCAATACGGGAAAAGCGCCGCCTTCGTTTCGATCGGCAAACGGATCGACGAATCGGTTTCTTTCGGAGCCGCTCTCAAATATTACATGATCGATGCGACCGAAAACCGGGATTCCAACGGCAGCGGACTCAATCTTGACCTGGGGATCACTCAAAAAAGCCTGGAATGGTTGAGTTTCGGGATCGTCGCCCAAAATGTCCTCGCTTTCAGCCCGATCAACCACCAAAACGGCGAAAAGGAACGCCTAACTCCGTTGATCCGGGGCGGCGCCAGAATCCATCTCCTGGGAAGCAGTTATTCCGCCGCCTATGTTTCCAGTAGCGACCTGATCGCGACCATTGATTCCAACTTCAGCTTTGAGCCGTCCATCCCCCAGGCCGCTCATTTGGGCCTGGAATTCTCCCCGAATCAAATCATCAGCCTCCGGCTTGGGCTTGACCGGTCGACCTTCACCTCCGGACTTAGCCTGAATTGGGCCGGGTTGGGCTTCAATTACGCTTTTCACCCGAATGTTAACGATTCTTCGACCCAGGCGCACTACTTTTCGATCAGTTATGACGAATTAGGCTGGCCGCACAACCCCCCGCCTGATACTTTCATCGCCAAAAACGATCAAAATTGACAATTTCCCTCCCGATCTCTTGCTATTTATAACGTGCTATGCTAA
Protein-coding sequences here:
- a CDS encoding bifunctional (p)ppGpp synthetase/guanosine-3',5'-bis(diphosphate) 3'-pyrophosphohydrolase, yielding MNELIQKVLSYNPSANIELLKKAFAFAEKVHTPHKRLSGESYIIHPLAVANILADLEQEVEVIAAAFLHDVVEDASVTSEELAEQFGPEIAKLVEGVTKLSQFSFVSREERQAENFRKMFVAMGEDYRVIVIKLADRLHNMKTLQFLSPEKQQETALETREIFAPLAHRMGMWQIKWQLEDLAFRYLEPEPYQMVREKVSLRYGEREQYINEFIVQLKELVNSVGIQPEIKGRAKHFFSIHRKMVEQRLDFEEIYDLFAVRVIVDKLKDCYVVLGLVHDAWKPIPGRFRDYIAMPKSNGYQSLHTTVIGASGRPVEVQIRTREMHRIAEYGVAAHWRYKEGSSTDKLLDQKMAWLRQMLEWQSELKDAKDFMESLKIDLVMEEVFVFTPKGDVFNMPINATPVDFAYRIHTEVGHRCVGAKVNGSILPLDHPLQQGDIVEIITGKKDNPSRDWLGFVKTAGARVKIKNWFKRLRLAEEKEMPPPPEPPKKEVPPPVTRKPRRGKGKSPIVVAGLENILVRMSKCCYPIPGEEIIGFVTHGRGIAIHRSNCKNVVRHEIIPDKVVKVVWEKNVDQFFPVQIEVEAFDRVGVLKDILEQISETGTNVATAKISTKRGTFAVLLLTVDVRNTEHLGRVVASIKKVTDVYTVKRK
- the proC gene encoding pyrroline-5-carboxylate reductase, giving the protein MKIAFIGSGKMAEALIARLTSHRIIIADIDRSRLKSLNGKYAAKIASNNQQAANAAEVVILAVKPQQLAGVLDEIGGNGAGKRNKLIISIAAGIPLAYLQKKLPGYPIVRVMPNNPCLVGAGMSALAKGRGVAPKQFKLAESIFKLVGETVVVPEKLLDAVTGLSGSGPAYIYAVLEALIDGGKKVGLPGPLAKKLALQTVFGAAQTAKESRIEPRVLREMVTSPGGTTMEGLAVLKARKVQEAFVAAVSAATQKSKVLSKRWAI
- a CDS encoding class II aldolase/adducin family protein, which gives rise to MLDELKKIGSLMFREGLVSSHVGSMSVRHGEKIYITKRDVMLGELQDGDIVEVDLAGELGEASIELPAHRAIYRETKALAIIHAYPVSATAISITDNKVVPQDGEGLRLFHSAAIVRSHQAVGSDETVRLLPSFLQGTNVVAVVKGQGSFAIGKTLEEAYKFTSALESSCKILIAIRSSGSRPAPAVSISNNPNRDKPTQRRSAIPPGIGVMDRSRYHKR
- a CDS encoding YggS family pyridoxal phosphate-dependent enzyme; protein product: MSIKENITLVRERIAAAAEKSGRSATDVTLLAVVKNISPELIEEALACGLTAVGENRIQEATLHYQALAAKYPQLQWHLIGHLQRNKVRQSLDMFDIIQSVDSERLVEEIDARSPQTNRWAGAPVPVLIEVNTSGEPSKFGVEYSKAIALIRFAAKFRLSVQGLMTMGPLTDDQALVRSSFRKLRELADQVKELGLPSVEMRYLSMGMSSDYEIAIEEGANLVRIGRAIFKGG
- a CDS encoding saccharopine dehydrogenase C-terminal domain-containing protein, giving the protein MRNILVLGAGMVSRPLVQDLLMRQRRSVTVADMDPSRALAVVQGHPNGTVARLDASNKELVGKLMQGMDITVSMLPPRMHGLIADLAIANGSHLVTASYAGNTKDFDLQARDKGLIILNEMGLDPGIDHFSAMRIIQEVKADGGKVTGFSSYCGGLPAPEANNALGYKFSWSPRGVFDAMRNSATFMRDGQIITLPNERLFSNPSRHPIAGVGLLEGYPNRDSLGYIGAYGLDSIQNMLRGTLRVADWCAFWDKVAKTGILQETAMDLSGRSYADLTRKLIGADSSANIEAAFAGFLGVEESSKMLDQARELGLFEKTAIPSGVKTPVDALSLIAQERMQYQPGERDMSVLQHTFLADYGNRRKKITSTLLDFGVPGGDSSMSRLVGLTAAVGVQLVAENKVLNRGSLIPTTADIYEPALAILETLGIQMKETAEEI
- the sepF gene encoding cell division protein SepF: MTDNILMRAKRFIGLEGEDFEEISENTQQVKLDHFIRVKKEAPRTDGDYEIGFFEPKIYEDSLNIATNLRSGSPVIVSLKHLDPSEGTRLIDFVCGTAYAIDGHMMKIGDSIFLFTPSAIRINSSEDRGNIGEEVGESKRDTFFSR
- a CDS encoding PfkB family carbohydrate kinase, translated to MSVLIVGTIALDSIKTPFGDKKDILGGSAVYAAVASSFFAPTTLIGPVGNDFPKEHLAFLTSRDINCNALHKIDGPTFRWHGYYEYDMNQAHTVDTQLNILTQFDPVIPAGLRDTPYVFLANLDPELQLKVIAQLKKPKMIVADTMNFWIDSKRDVLHKLIKQVDLMVMNDGEIRQFMETPNIPLAARRLIELGCKGVIVKKGEHGALFFSKDGHFAAPSYPQEQLRDPTGAGDTFGGALIGYLAKSDDCGPENIRRAVVIGSVMASFNVEDFSLDRMKSLKPKEVRARFEEIRKCACFSELAESHWE
- the lysS gene encoding lysine--tRNA ligase — its product is MINRAQKLEGLRAGGVDPFRQTKFVRTHLAAEISKACAGLENEAAWPKEVVVAGRIMAIRNFKRLAFIHLEDESGKLQIMLSVDKLGPAEFEKFAKFIEVGDYLGISGDTFRTKTGEVTLGAESFTVLAKALRPLPEKWRGLQDDEVRQRQRYLDLASSPAVRERFRQRSQVVWLMREYLHNNGFMEVETPILQELHGGAAARPFVTHHNALDMELYLRIATELHLKRLIAGGYERVFEIGRVFRNEGIDRRHNPEFTSMEVYWAYADYEDMMRLTEQCVSSITSGIHGRTRVDYQGTPIDFTPPWKRLTMEEAVAQIGGVETMGISTEKLREIALQKGIPLEDSLGRGWIINTLFEVLVEKQLTQPTFVYRYPVETTPLAKRSPDDPNYVDRFEAYVAGMELANAFSELNDPLDQRARFEEQAAKLAGGDEEAQPFDEDFIQAIEIGMPPTGGLGIGIDRLAMVLTDSPSIRDVVLFPTMKHKEK